From Toxorhynchites rutilus septentrionalis strain SRP chromosome 2, ASM2978413v1, whole genome shotgun sequence, a single genomic window includes:
- the LOC129768012 gene encoding 85/88 kDa calcium-independent phospholipase A2 isoform X6 — protein MYNINGLQKLCDTLIEHPSWTLAHVIAHFNLVDYISNPKIVESIGDPDHAELLTPLQIATKANNIEMVKALLPVSNIEHLDNSSNSVFHFAASTTKEMINLLTAKSTSNLNHCNTDGYTPLHLACLADKPDCVKALLLAGADTNKMARCASNTYAKSATSKPYFPGNVADFLVSNPNKLFTQDMKHGGTPLHWSSSREVLNSLIERGCDVNLVNFNGQTPLHVMVTRDRLECVVALLAHEAEINVVDNNGNTPLHIAVEKKLIPIVQCLIVFGADINKPNKEGKTPRHMVGRDDCGSKEAMTLYILHSVGAKRCPENGGSKCPPGCSAKGSYNGIPPVQPETSEQREHIQQVLARTSRSQRNSIPSLITNTIKNVREEREREAREELKTVDVTQERKGASVMDALLSMFTNKVEAAAKPITPGSSSKGSPTSRHSIDIGDEMIVDEPTFSYLNSTRPTSSGEYHGRGRLLCLDGGGIRGLVLAQMLLEIENLAQTPIIHLFDWIAGTSTGGILALGLGCGKTMKQCMCLYLRMKDQAFVGSRPYPSDLLESVLKDQLGEFTVMSDIKHPKLMVTGVMADRKPVDLHLFRNYKCASDILNIATPSNSRRQPPPPPEEQLVWQAARATGAAPSYFRAFGSFLDGGLIANNPTLDAMTEIHEYNMALRSVGRDAEVVPLSIVVSLGTGLIPVTELKDIDVFRPDSIWATAKVAYGISAIGNLLVDQATASDGRVVDRARAWCSMICVPYYRFNPQMSVDIAMDEKIDEPLINMLWEVKAYMYANRKKLIEMINLLK, from the exons ATGTATAATATCAACGGTCTTCAAAAATTGTGTGACACACTTATAGAGCATCCTTCCTGGACACTTGCACACGTGATCGCTCACTTCAATCTGGTTGATTATATTTCTAACCCGAAAATTGTGGAATCAATCGGAGATCCAGACCATGCGGAACTTTTAACTCCCTTGCAG ATAGCTACAAAGGCCAACAATATCGAAATGGTGAAGGCCCTGCTACCAGTTAGCAACATAGAACACTTGGACAACAGTAGCAATTCGGTGTTTCACTTTGCGGCTAGCACTACTAAGGAAATGATTAAT CTCTTGACGGCAAAAAGTACCTCAAATCTAAACCATTGTAACACGGATGGCTACACTCCACTCCATTTGGCTTGCTTGGCAGATAAGCCGGACTGTGTGAAAGCTTTGCTACTAGCAGGGGCCGATACGAACAAAATGGCACGTTGCGCTAGCAACACTTACGCCAAATCGGCCACATCAA AACCTTACTTCCCAGGCAATGTAGCGGACTTTCTCGTAAGTAACCCAAATAAGCTGTTTACCCAGGACATGAAACACGGTGGAACCCCATTGCACTGGAGCTCGAGCAGGGAAGTGCTCAATTCGCTGATTGAGAGAGGATGTGATGTCAATTTGGTCAACTTCAATGGCCAAACGCCGTTGCATGTCATG GTAACCCGAGACCGGCTGGAATGTGTTGTGGCACTACTCGCCCACGAGGCAGAAATCAACGTAGTTGACAACAATGGGAACACTCCGTTGCACATTGCCGTTGAAAAGAAGCTTATTCCGATCGTTCAATGCCTAATTGTTTTCGGAGCCGATATCAACAAACCTAACAAGGAAGGGAAAACTCCACGACACATGGTGGGCAGAGATGATTGTGGTTCGAAAGAGGCAATGACTCTGTACATTTTGCACTCGGTAGGTGCTAAGAGATGCCCCGAGAATGGGGGAAGTAAATGTCCACCAGGCTGCTCGGCAAAGGGTTCGTACAATGGGATCCCACCGGTGCAACCGGAAACCAGCGAACAACGCGAACACATCCAACAGGTTCTTGCTCGTACCAGTAGGTCGCAAAGAAACAGCATTCCTAGTTTGAtcacaaatacaataaaaaatgttCGCGAGGAAAGGGAAAGAGAAGCTAGAGAAGAGCTAAAGACAGTGGATGTGACACAAGAGCGCAAAGGAGCCAGTGTAATGGATGCGCTGCTGTCGATGTTCACCAACAAAGTAGAAGCCGCTGCGAAACCAATTACACCGGGATCATCATCCAAAGGTTCACCCACCAGTAGACACTCAATTGATATAGGCGACGAGATGATAGTTGACGAGCCTACGTTTAGTTATTTGAATTCTACACGGCCTACCTCCTCGGGCGAATATCACGGACGCGGAAGACTACTTTGTCTGGATGGTGGTGGTATCCGCGGTCTTGTACTGGCCCAAATGTTGCTTGAAATAGAAAATCTTGCACAAACTCCCATTATACATCTCTTTGACTGGATCGCTGGCACCAGCACGGGTGGCATACTCGCGCTTGGGCTTGGCTGTGGCAAAACAATGAAGCAATGCATGTGTTTGTACCTACGCATGAAGGATCAAGCTTTCGTTGGATCGCGACCCTACCCTAGTGATCTACTAGAATCGGTATTGAAAGATCAGCTCGGAGAATTCACTGTAATGTCTGACATCAAACATCCTAAGCTGATGGTGACGGGAGTAATGGCTGACCGAAAGCCGGTAGATTTACACCTATTTCGCAATTACAAATGTGCTAGCGATATCCTAAATATCGCTACACCATCAAACAGCCGAAGGCAACCACCTCCGCCACCGGAAGAACAACTGGTTTGGCAAGCGGCTAGGGCAACAGGGGCAGCCCCGTCATACTTTCGGGCTTTCGGTAGTTTCCTAGATGGAGGACTGATAGCGAACAATCCTACACTGGACGCGATGACCGAAATACACGAATACAATATGGCTCTAAGAAGCGTCGGAAGAGATGCAGAAGTTGTTCCG cttTCAATTGTGGTTTCCCTTGGTACTGGACTAATTCCTGTTACAGAACTAAAGGATATTGACGTGTTTCGACCGGACAGCATATGGGCGACAGCCAAAGTAGCTTACGGTATATCCGCTATAG GTAATCTCTTGGTGGATCAAGCAACCGCATCGGATGGCCGTGTCGTGGATCGTGCCCGAGCTTGGTGTAGCATGATATGTGTTCCGTACTATCGTTTCAATCCGCAGATGTCGGTGGATATTGCAATGGACGAAAAGATAGACGAACCCCTGATCAACATGCTGTGGGAGGTAAAGGCATACATGTACGCCAATCGGAAAAAACTCATTGAAATGATAAACTtgctaaaataa